One region of Algihabitans albus genomic DNA includes:
- a CDS encoding histone H1-like repetitive region-containing protein, with protein MANAARSKSTAKATAKPANAARKTPARKPAVAKTASSSSKLGRFDKLLDKVQKRVVTVSGQVEKQLQALEKNVSKELSSAKVRGYVKTLDAELDKLEKAAAKKLEQIEKSIDGELKKLTGAFEKKAKRETAKAKKDAAAVKKAVAKKTATKKTAAKKPAAKKAAAGKKPVARKPAAKKPATSATARRATASKTAASKTTARKPAARKPAAKKATAGKTAAGKTTVRKTAAKKPASRTAAASKPAAAKKAPARKTAARKTTVRKTTANGAATPKAGMTRSRKTPAKTAAKPTTASPTSTARPNGGSSS; from the coding sequence ATGGCCAATGCCGCGCGATCGAAGTCCACGGCTAAGGCTACGGCCAAGCCGGCCAACGCTGCCAGAAAGACACCAGCGAGGAAGCCGGCTGTTGCCAAGACCGCTTCTTCGTCATCCAAGCTCGGGCGCTTCGACAAGCTGCTCGATAAAGTGCAGAAGCGCGTCGTAACTGTCTCAGGACAGGTTGAGAAGCAACTGCAGGCGCTCGAGAAGAACGTCAGCAAGGAGCTCTCGTCCGCCAAGGTCCGCGGTTACGTCAAGACCCTCGACGCGGAGCTCGACAAGCTCGAGAAGGCCGCTGCGAAAAAGCTCGAGCAGATCGAGAAGAGCATCGACGGCGAGCTGAAAAAGCTGACCGGCGCTTTCGAAAAGAAGGCGAAACGCGAGACGGCCAAGGCCAAGAAAGATGCCGCCGCCGTGAAGAAGGCGGTGGCGAAAAAGACTGCTACGAAAAAGACCGCTGCCAAAAAACCCGCGGCTAAAAAAGCGGCCGCCGGTAAGAAGCCGGTGGCGAGAAAGCCGGCAGCCAAGAAGCCCGCGACATCCGCTACGGCACGCCGGGCGACAGCTTCGAAGACTGCTGCCTCGAAAACCACGGCTCGGAAGCCCGCTGCCCGGAAGCCCGCGGCAAAGAAGGCCACGGCCGGGAAGACTGCGGCCGGCAAGACTACAGTCCGCAAGACGGCAGCCAAGAAACCTGCCAGCCGGACGGCGGCGGCCTCGAAGCCAGCTGCTGCGAAGAAGGCGCCAGCCCGTAAGACGGCGGCTCGTAAAACGACGGTCCGGAAAACAACCGCAAACGGCGCAGCGACGCCGAAGGCTGGAATGACCCGCAGCCGCAAGACCCCTGCGAAGACGGCAGCGAAGCCGACGACTGCAAGCCCGACATCGACGGCTCGGCCGAACGGCGGTTCAAGCTCTTAA
- a CDS encoding DUF6285 domain-containing protein — MRDRPNGGELLAEARRVLSQELAPNLTGEQRYTALLVAAAVAIVQRELETGEAPAEAEASALAKLLNMEGSLTDLNAALSAALRSGRFDRSDEVYALLQDIVGLRVQESNPNALDP; from the coding sequence ATGAGAGACAGGCCGAACGGGGGGGAGTTGCTGGCCGAAGCTCGGCGCGTTCTTAGCCAGGAACTGGCTCCGAACCTGACGGGCGAGCAGCGCTATACGGCCTTGCTGGTGGCCGCGGCGGTGGCAATCGTTCAGCGCGAGCTTGAGACGGGCGAGGCGCCGGCCGAAGCTGAAGCCTCGGCGCTGGCAAAGCTGCTGAATATGGAAGGCAGCCTCACGGACTTGAACGCCGCCCTGTCAGCCGCGCTGCGGTCCGGGAGGTTCGACCGATCGGACGAGGTTTATGCCTTGCTGCAGGACATCGTTGGACTGCGGGTTCAGGAGAGCAATCCTAACGCGCTCGACCCGTAG
- a CDS encoding acyl-CoA dehydrogenase family protein, with the protein MEFALSPEMERLRREIRAFVAEEILPLESDPASFDDHENIRLDLVKDLQTKAKAAGLWSLQMPKARGGQGLPVVGMAACYEEMGRSIFGPVCFNSAAPDDGNMMVLEKIGTAAQKERWLQPIVDGEVRSSFVMTEPHPGGGSDPGMIQTFAEKRGDRWVIEGRKWYITGAGLAQHFILIARTNPDRSDTRKHLSAFLFDRDQPGWRIERRIPIMGPEEHGGHCELQFDGLEIPDENRLMEVGDGLKLTQMRLGTARLTHCMRWLGMAKRALEIASDYVQERQGFGVRLSERESVQGLLGHAAMQIEIGRLLTMRAAAKLDSGDFARKEVSMAKIQVADTLQQAVDTAIQLCGARGYSKDTPLEWMYRYARQARLVDGASEVHRMVLSRFLMKDGQNFFAWDEAEA; encoded by the coding sequence GTGGAATTTGCCCTGTCGCCCGAGATGGAGCGTTTGCGCCGGGAGATTCGCGCCTTCGTCGCGGAGGAGATCCTACCGCTGGAGAGCGACCCTGCCAGTTTCGACGATCACGAGAACATCCGTCTCGACCTCGTGAAGGATCTGCAGACGAAAGCCAAGGCCGCGGGGCTGTGGTCGCTTCAGATGCCCAAGGCGCGGGGCGGGCAGGGCCTTCCAGTCGTTGGGATGGCGGCTTGTTACGAGGAGATGGGGCGTTCGATTTTCGGGCCGGTCTGCTTCAACAGTGCCGCGCCCGACGACGGCAACATGATGGTGCTGGAGAAGATCGGAACGGCCGCCCAGAAGGAGCGCTGGTTGCAGCCCATCGTCGATGGCGAAGTCCGCTCCTCCTTCGTGATGACGGAGCCCCACCCGGGCGGGGGCTCCGATCCGGGGATGATCCAGACCTTCGCGGAGAAGCGCGGCGACCGCTGGGTGATCGAGGGCCGCAAGTGGTACATCACGGGCGCTGGCCTGGCGCAGCACTTCATCCTGATCGCACGGACCAATCCGGACAGGTCCGACACGCGCAAGCACCTTAGCGCCTTCTTGTTCGACCGCGATCAGCCGGGCTGGCGGATCGAGCGGCGTATCCCGATCATGGGTCCCGAGGAACACGGCGGCCATTGCGAGCTGCAGTTCGACGGCCTGGAGATCCCGGACGAGAACCGTCTGATGGAGGTCGGCGACGGCCTGAAGCTGACGCAGATGCGCTTGGGAACGGCCCGTCTGACTCACTGCATGCGTTGGCTGGGCATGGCCAAGCGTGCCTTGGAGATTGCCAGCGACTACGTTCAGGAACGCCAAGGATTCGGCGTCCGGCTGTCCGAGCGGGAATCGGTGCAGGGCCTGCTGGGCCACGCCGCGATGCAGATCGAGATCGGGCGGTTGCTGACGATGCGGGCGGCGGCCAAGCTCGATAGCGGGGACTTCGCGCGCAAGGAAGTCTCGATGGCCAAGATCCAGGTCGCCGACACGCTGCAGCAGGCGGTCGATACCGCGATCCAGCTTTGCGGCGCGCGTGGCTACTCCAAGGACACACCGCTGGAGTGGATGTACCGCTATGCCCGTCAGGCCCGTCTCGTGGACGGCGCCAGCGAGGTTCACCGCATGGTGTTGTCCCGCTTCCTGATGAAGGACGGGCAGAATTTCTTCGCATGGGACGAGGCAGAGGCCTGA
- a CDS encoding phosphotransferase family protein, producing MLSEAKGALEAWMRQAARADAVSLAEARPLSGGAIQENWLLEVDVQGGPFAGRQDLVLRTDAPSGVAVSHGRAEEFALLRAAIAAGVTVPEPLWLCEDPDILGKTFQVMRKVEGVALGTKVVKDPRLGGDRAGLAERLGRELARIHSVLPPHPGLEFLGAAPADPALADVAQLRAYVDALGEPRPVLEWGLRWAELHPPPPPEKLTLVHGDFRTGNYMVDETGLTAILDWEFAAWGDPARDLGWFCAACWRFGRNDLEAGGIAPRAAFYRGYEAESGRRIEAERVAYWEVMAHIRWDVIALQQGQRHLSGAERSLDLALTGRRAAELDLAILRLTPPEVWRSAG from the coding sequence GTGCTGAGCGAAGCCAAAGGTGCGCTGGAAGCCTGGATGAGGCAGGCGGCACGCGCCGACGCCGTGAGCCTTGCCGAAGCCCGGCCTCTCTCCGGCGGTGCGATTCAAGAGAACTGGCTGCTGGAGGTCGATGTCCAGGGCGGACCTTTCGCCGGCCGTCAGGACTTGGTGCTGCGTACCGATGCGCCGTCCGGCGTTGCCGTCAGCCACGGCCGCGCCGAAGAATTCGCCTTGCTGCGTGCGGCGATTGCGGCCGGGGTCACGGTGCCCGAGCCGCTGTGGCTTTGTGAGGATCCCGATATCTTGGGCAAGACCTTCCAGGTCATGCGCAAGGTCGAAGGCGTCGCCCTGGGCACCAAGGTCGTCAAGGATCCGCGATTGGGTGGTGACCGCGCTGGGCTCGCCGAGCGGTTGGGGCGAGAGCTGGCGCGGATCCATTCCGTCCTGCCGCCGCACCCCGGTCTGGAGTTTTTGGGAGCAGCGCCCGCCGATCCGGCTCTGGCCGACGTGGCGCAACTGCGGGCCTACGTCGATGCGCTCGGTGAACCGCGACCCGTTCTGGAATGGGGATTGCGCTGGGCCGAACTGCATCCGCCGCCGCCGCCCGAAAAGCTCACGCTGGTCCACGGCGATTTTCGCACCGGCAACTACATGGTCGACGAAACGGGACTGACCGCCATTCTGGATTGGGAGTTCGCCGCCTGGGGCGACCCGGCGCGCGATCTCGGCTGGTTCTGTGCCGCTTGCTGGCGCTTCGGCCGCAACGATCTGGAAGCCGGAGGCATCGCGCCACGCGCAGCTTTTTATCGCGGCTATGAAGCCGAGTCCGGCCGCCGGATCGAGGCCGAGCGTGTCGCCTATTGGGAGGTCATGGCCCACATCCGCTGGGACGTGATCGCGTTGCAGCAGGGGCAGCGCCATTTGTCCGGCGCCGAGCGCAGTCTCGATCTCGCTCTGACGGGCCGCCGCGCGGCTGAGCTTGATCTGGCCATCTTGCGCTTAACGCCGCCAGAGGTCTGGAGAAGTGCCGGATGA
- a CDS encoding bifunctional riboflavin kinase/FAD synthetase — MQLYRHHSSVPSDGRGAVVAVGNFDGVHRGHQAVIEIARAKAKELGAPLGVLTFEPHPRLFFQPDQPPFRLTAFRTKARLLQTLGVERLYCLPFTRRLAGLEAADFIAEVLTAGLGLRHVVVGDNFRFGRKRGGDPALLERAGKSAGFGTTVVRRVGGSLAEAYSSTQVRSYLADGNPTRAALMLGRYWEIEGRVRHGAKRGRTLGFPTANIPLRPSLLRPAYGVYAVRAALEEATSESRVWFPGVANLGIAPMYGYDEPLLETFLFDYSGNLYGRHLRIALVDYLRPEQRFETVEALTAQMASDCEKARQTLVWEDWRGDWPAGPFVRRGAPPGEGVAPTSGS; from the coding sequence ATGCAACTCTATCGCCACCACAGCAGCGTCCCCAGCGACGGGCGCGGCGCGGTGGTGGCCGTCGGCAACTTCGACGGCGTCCATCGCGGTCATCAGGCGGTGATCGAAATCGCCCGAGCCAAGGCGAAAGAGCTGGGCGCGCCGCTGGGCGTGCTGACCTTCGAACCGCATCCTCGCCTCTTCTTCCAACCCGATCAGCCTCCCTTCCGGCTGACCGCTTTCAGAACGAAGGCGCGTCTGCTCCAGACGCTCGGGGTCGAGCGGCTCTACTGTCTGCCCTTCACCCGCAGGCTCGCCGGACTGGAGGCCGCCGACTTCATTGCGGAGGTTCTCACCGCGGGCCTGGGCCTACGGCATGTCGTGGTCGGAGACAACTTCCGCTTCGGCCGCAAACGCGGCGGCGATCCGGCTCTGCTCGAGCGCGCGGGCAAGTCTGCAGGGTTCGGTACCACCGTGGTTCGACGGGTCGGCGGCTCACTCGCCGAGGCTTATTCCTCGACTCAGGTGCGCAGCTACCTCGCGGACGGCAACCCCACCCGCGCGGCGCTGATGCTCGGGCGCTACTGGGAAATCGAGGGGCGTGTCCGGCACGGAGCCAAGCGCGGCCGTACGCTGGGTTTTCCAACGGCGAACATTCCCCTGCGTCCCAGCCTGCTGCGACCGGCCTACGGCGTTTACGCGGTACGCGCCGCCCTGGAGGAAGCCACCAGCGAGTCCCGCGTCTGGTTCCCCGGAGTCGCCAATCTGGGGATTGCCCCGATGTATGGTTACGACGAACCTCTGCTCGAAACGTTTTTGTTCGATTATTCAGGCAATCTTTACGGTCGACATTTACGTATTGCGCTTGTCGACTATCTGCGGCCCGAACAGCGCTTCGAAACCGTCGAGGCCTTGACGGCACAGATGGCGAGCGACTGCGAAAAGGCCAGACAAACATTGGTCTGGGAAGATTGGCGTGGGGATTGGCCTGCCGGGCCGTTCGTGCGTCGCGGCGCCCCGCCAGGCGAAGGCGTCGCACCAACCTCCGGCAGTTAG
- a CDS encoding SDR family NAD(P)-dependent oxidoreductase, whose translation MTLFDLTGKNALVTGASSGLGRHFAHVLSGAGARIAIAARRTERLERLQSEIEAQGGRALPIELDVRDAASVRSAVGCAETELGPIHLLINNAGVADSKPVLELAEEDWDRVVDTNLKGAWLVAQETARHMVRLGHGGNIVNIASILGLRGTGQVAGYCAAKAGLLNLTRAMAAELARHDIRVNALAPGYVVTDINRDFLESEAGEALLRRVPQRRFAELGDLDGPLLLLASDASRYMTGTVVAVDGGQSAIV comes from the coding sequence ATGACCTTATTCGATTTGACCGGGAAGAACGCTCTGGTGACCGGAGCGTCCAGTGGGCTCGGCCGCCACTTCGCTCACGTGCTGAGTGGCGCCGGTGCGAGGATTGCAATCGCGGCCCGGCGCACCGAACGTTTGGAGCGGTTGCAGAGCGAGATCGAGGCACAGGGCGGCCGCGCGCTGCCGATCGAGCTGGATGTGCGCGACGCGGCTTCGGTGCGCAGTGCCGTCGGCTGCGCGGAAACCGAACTCGGACCGATCCACCTGCTGATCAACAACGCGGGAGTCGCGGACTCCAAGCCGGTTCTGGAACTGGCCGAAGAGGACTGGGACCGGGTGGTCGATACCAATCTCAAGGGCGCCTGGCTGGTGGCGCAAGAAACGGCGCGCCACATGGTGCGGCTTGGCCACGGCGGCAATATCGTCAATATCGCCTCGATCCTCGGCCTGCGCGGAACCGGACAGGTCGCCGGATACTGCGCGGCCAAGGCCGGGCTCCTCAACCTCACCCGTGCGATGGCGGCGGAGCTGGCCCGTCACGATATCCGGGTCAATGCGCTGGCGCCGGGCTATGTCGTCACCGACATCAACCGTGACTTTCTGGAAAGCGAGGCGGGCGAAGCGCTTCTGCGTCGGGTTCCGCAGCGGCGCTTTGCCGAACTCGGCGATCTGGACGGCCCCTTGCTGCTGCTCGCCTCGGACGCGTCGCGCTATATGACCGGGACGGTCGTCGCCGTCGACGGTGGCCAGTCGGCGATCGTATGA